The window CCTCACTACAAGGGCTTTCCTTCTATTTAAAATACCATCCTCTTCTGAAGAAGCTCCTTTTATATCATTAAGACTTACAACATGCATTCCTAAAACACTAAAAGGGTCATGATGCTCTGCATTTATTATTCTAAAAACTTCATCTATCCTGGCAGTTGTGTTCATTACACATTCCCTTCTATGTATAATATTTATAGCTATTTACAACTATATTAGTATATCTATACCGACATATTTATATTACGCGTATTTTATATTACCCGTATTTTAAATGTTTTAATTTCATAAGGCTTTATTATAAACTCAAAACTATTACCTGTAACGCCAACTCTTTCAATATTATTCTCCATAAGGTCGCATTCCCATACTTCAGAAAGCTTTTTAAAGAAGGTAAGGGTTGCCTTTGTCCTCCTGTTATAACATTCATACATTCTTATTATTATATCCTCACTGTCTTCGGCTTTCTTGACAACCTCAATAACAACATTTTCCTTATCAATTTTCGCCAATGAAAATTCCTCAGGCAACTCACCGGTATGAGCATCTTCTATTATAGAATACATGGGGCAATTGAGGAAATAAGCCATTTGCACAGTATTTCCCTCTCTCCAATCTCCTTTGTGGGGATAAAGAGAATAAGTGAATTCATGGACTTCTCTGTCTGCATCTACATTTGGATATATTGCAGACTTTAACAGTGAGATTCTTATAACACTGTCTTTTATATCATGGCCATATTTGCTTTCATTAAGCAGGCTTACACCATAATCATCCTCTGAAAGGTCAACCCATTTATGCGCTACTGATTCAAATCTTGCAACGTCCCAACTGGTATTCCAGTGCGTCGGCCTTTCTACGTTGCCATATTGTATTTCGAATGTAGCTTTGTCAGAATGCACATCAACAGGAAAAGCAGCTTTAAGGAGTATTTGCTTTTCCTTCCAGTCTACCCGTGTCTTAAAATCTATTCTTGGTACCTGGTTGTAGATATAAATATACTGCTCAATTATAGAATCTAGAAACTTCCTTATCAACTTTACTGCAGTTCTTACAGGACCATTTTCTACAACTTCTGCACTTTCAACATCATTTACTTCCCACATCTTTTCCTGGTAATATATGTTTATATCCCATGCATCATAATTATGGGGTTTATCTTCAAAAGCCTGTATTACATTTGCCCTTTGACCTTCTTTAACAACTTCCCTGCAATTTACCTTATCATAAATGGATGTTATGTTGTAGTTTTCATCAAACTTTATATCAAAAAACTCATTGCTTATAGAATTTATTGAATTAATAGAATTTGTTGACTGTTCAACATTTATCGGCCTTATTTTAAAAGCTTTATACCCCTTTGAAGGTACATTTTCAGCAAAGAATAATACCCTGCGCTTACTCGGATTATTCACTTTCTCAGCTTTTGTTACAACCCCGCAATCTGCTATGAGCTGGGAAGGTAAGACTTTACCATTGCGGTCAATAATCTCCACGGCATTATACCCATCAGGTAATTCAACCTCTACCAGATCACTCCGTTCAAAGCTTAATTGATTAAATACAGTAACGGATGTGTCCTTAAGGTCTATTTTTGCAGCAATGCCTTTAATTGCATTATTAATTAAATTCCGCCCTGCTTCAGTTATGGCAAGGTACTGCTCCTTTGAATCTTCATATACTTCTTTTATTGAAGATCCGGGGAGTATATCGTGGAATTGGTTAAGTAGAAGAATTTCCCAGCCATTATTAATTTTTTCCTGCGGATATTCACCCCATCCAGCAACATATTTGCCTATAACAGACAGCATTTCTGCATCTTGGTAGAGAAACTCGCACTTGCGGTTGAATTTTTTGTTTCTAGCCATGGAAGTATAAGTACCCCTGTGATACTCAAGGTATAGCTCTCCTACCCATTTGGGAAGTTTTTTGTTTCCTGCAAGTTTTTTCTCAAGTTTTTTAAAATAATCCAAAGATTTACCGATTTTTACTTTGGGACAACCGGGTATTCCTTTTGCCATTCGCCTTGCGTTTTCAAGCATTTCCTTGGTAGGCCCACCACCGCCGTCTCCATACCCGAAGGATACTAACACATCATTGTTCAGATCTTTTTGTTGATACCTCTCCCAAGCCCCTATTATCTGAGGTGGTGCAAGAATACCATTATATGTAGTAATGTAGGAATTATTCTTAAAATTCCTTTCCCTGGTAGTTATGAAATGAGTCAGTATTTCGGTACCATCTATCCCCCTCCACATAAAAGTGTCATATGGCAGTTTATTATACTCGTTCCAGCTGATTTTGGTTGTCATAAAATAATCCACACCGGACTTTTTGAGTATTTGTGGCAAAGCAGCACTGTATCCGAAAACATCGGGCAGCCACAGTATTCTGTTTTTTATACCAAACTCATCCTTGAAGAACCTTGTACCGAACAACACCTGCCTGACCAGGGATTCCCCCGACGATATATTACAGTCAGCTTCAAGCCACATTGCCCCTTCAGGCTCCCATCTTCCTTCTTTCACTCTTTCCTTGATTTTTTCATAGATCTCAGGATAATCTTCTTTTATAAATTTATACAATTGGGGTTGACTTGACATAAATATATATTCAGGATATTGTTCCATAAGTGAAAGTACTGTTGAAAAACTCCTTGCAGTCTTTTCCCTGGTTTGTGCCAGTGTCCACAGCCAGGCCACATCTATGTGGGTGTGCCCAATACATGTTGCAACATAGTCTTCGTGGCCGCAGTACTTGGCATAAAATTCTTTCTCCAGGTATTGGTTTGCTCTGTCAACAGATTCATAGAAACCAGTCGAAAATGGTTTACGCAAATCCAGAATATTTATTGTTTCATTCAAAAACCCAATTATATCAATTCTTCTCTTATCTTCTTTTTCAAGAAGAACTGCCACATCATACGGTACTTTTAAATTATAGTAAAGACTTTCCACTTTTCTGTCCAATATGGCAATAGTTGCATTAAGCTCAACCAATCCTTCGTGCATTCCCGAATAAGCATGGAGCATGACATTGTAAACCTCTCCGGCAGAAGCCTTTTCAGACAAGATAATTTCCCTGTGGTTTACATCCAGGCCTTGAATTAGATTACCATTAATAAAAACTACAAATTGGGGATTTAACGCGTCCCATCCCCCTTCTCTTCCGGTTTTTACTTCAAGCACCACTGTCTTTCCGTCAAACTCTTTAGGGATTTCCACATTGGTGAAGAACAAGAAAGATTTGTCTCTTTCACCCCACCTGTCTCCAGGGTTAAATTCAACCCAGCCCTCGGAATCATCAAAATCTATATTGCGAGCACTGTATGGGCCGGGTTTCATTTTAAATTTAGGGATGTTTCTTTTTTCAGGGTGTATATAACCCTGAAGTTCATTAATTATTCGTCTGATTCTTTCTTCATAAAAATACATGATTCTCTCTCCTTCCTGGCACATATGCCTTTATTGCCTTAATATTACCAAATATTACGTATTTACCCATATCAGCTGGTATAAAAATTGATTCCCCAGCTCTAACGTCCATTTTCCTATTAAAATATTCTATACCTTGCCTGTTTTTTCCTCCATTACAATCATCCTCATCTATATTACCACTCAAACAACCGCCAATTCCATAACATATAGTCCCTTCTCCCTCAATAAAAATGTATATACAAAACCTGCTCCCATCTGCAATTTCTTTAACCTCACCCCGTACATCATATAATTCTACTGAGAAATACCTGTTTTTTACCAAATATGTTACTGTGCAATCATTATTAATTGGAACAGTAATTCCTTTTAATTTCCCTTGTTTTGCTGCAGCACTGGAAAAATCAATTACATCCAGGGCTTTCTGAATATGCAGTGGTCTTTTATTTCCGTCCTTGTCCACCCTGTTATAATCGTAAACCCTATAAGTATTGTTGGAGTTTTGCTGTACTTCTGCAAGCACTATACCTTCGCCGATAGCATGGATAATTCCTGCAGGGATGTTTATTGCATCCCCCTCAGACACTTCAATATAGTTCAGGTATTTTTCTACCAAACCATTTTCCAGGGCTTCTTTAAATACCCCCCTGGTAGTTCCGGGCTTTAACCCGTATATTAACTTCGCTCCGGGTTTTGCAGATATTATATACCACATTTCGTTCTTACCACTTTTATCCTCTTCGTGTAAAACAGCATATTTATCATCCGGATGTACCTGTACTGAAAGCTTATTATTAGCATCAATAAGCTTCACAAGCAGGGGAAACCTGTCTCCCGGCTTCCAGGATAGACTCTTCCCCATTGCCTTATATTGGAACTTGTTTATATATTCAGATAACGGCATACCTTGGAATTCGCCATTGGCAATAATGCTTTCCCCATCAGGATGACAGGATACCTCCCAGCTTTCTGCAACTATTCCTTTAGGAAGCACTTTTCCCAGTTTTTCCAGGTTTCTGCCTCCCCACAAATAATCCTTATATACAGGTTTGAATTTTAAAGGATACAACATTTTGCTTTTTTAACACTCCTCCATGCTCAGCAAAGAAATTTATAAAAAACAAAAGGTTTGAAGGCTTTAATCCTCAAACCCTTAATTTCGCTGGTGGGCGCTATAGGGATCGAACCTATGACCCCCTGCTTGTAAGGCAGATGCTCTCCCAGCTGAGCTAAGCGCCCTCTTCACTTATATCATTTACACTTATCTTATATACTGTAACAGTTAGTATACAGAAAATATTAAATAAAGTCAATGGCAAAAACTTTAATATTCTTCTTTAATTTAGTCTTATTATAGTTGAACTTATTATTTCACATTAATACTTAATAATGCTTCTTATTACTATTCCCTTCAGCACTGTTACTTTTTCTGAAGGATTGCAGTTTCCAACTCTCACT of the Bacillota bacterium genome contains:
- a CDS encoding alpha-mannosidase, whose translation is MYFYEERIRRIINELQGYIHPEKRNIPKFKMKPGPYSARNIDFDDSEGWVEFNPGDRWGERDKSFLFFTNVEIPKEFDGKTVVLEVKTGREGGWDALNPQFVVFINGNLIQGLDVNHREIILSEKASAGEVYNVMLHAYSGMHEGLVELNATIAILDRKVESLYYNLKVPYDVAVLLEKEDKRRIDIIGFLNETINILDLRKPFSTGFYESVDRANQYLEKEFYAKYCGHEDYVATCIGHTHIDVAWLWTLAQTREKTARSFSTVLSLMEQYPEYIFMSSQPQLYKFIKEDYPEIYEKIKERVKEGRWEPEGAMWLEADCNISSGESLVRQVLFGTRFFKDEFGIKNRILWLPDVFGYSAALPQILKKSGVDYFMTTKISWNEYNKLPYDTFMWRGIDGTEILTHFITTRERNFKNNSYITTYNGILAPPQIIGAWERYQQKDLNNDVLVSFGYGDGGGGPTKEMLENARRMAKGIPGCPKVKIGKSLDYFKKLEKKLAGNKKLPKWVGELYLEYHRGTYTSMARNKKFNRKCEFLYQDAEMLSVIGKYVAGWGEYPQEKINNGWEILLLNQFHDILPGSSIKEVYEDSKEQYLAITEAGRNLINNAIKGIAAKIDLKDTSVTVFNQLSFERSDLVEVELPDGYNAVEIIDRNGKVLPSQLIADCGVVTKAEKVNNPSKRRVLFFAENVPSKGYKAFKIRPINVEQSTNSINSINSISNEFFDIKFDENYNITSIYDKVNCREVVKEGQRANVIQAFEDKPHNYDAWDINIYYQEKMWEVNDVESAEVVENGPVRTAVKLIRKFLDSIIEQYIYIYNQVPRIDFKTRVDWKEKQILLKAAFPVDVHSDKATFEIQYGNVERPTHWNTSWDVARFESVAHKWVDLSEDDYGVSLLNESKYGHDIKDSVIRISLLKSAIYPNVDADREVHEFTYSLYPHKGDWREGNTVQMAYFLNCPMYSIIEDAHTGELPEEFSLAKIDKENVVIEVVKKAEDSEDIIIRMYECYNRRTKATLTFFKKLSEVWECDLMENNIERVGVTGNSFEFIIKPYEIKTFKIRVI
- a CDS encoding class I mannose-6-phosphate isomerase, which encodes MLYPLKFKPVYKDYLWGGRNLEKLGKVLPKGIVAESWEVSCHPDGESIIANGEFQGMPLSEYINKFQYKAMGKSLSWKPGDRFPLLVKLIDANNKLSVQVHPDDKYAVLHEEDKSGKNEMWYIISAKPGAKLIYGLKPGTTRGVFKEALENGLVEKYLNYIEVSEGDAINIPAGIIHAIGEGIVLAEVQQNSNNTYRVYDYNRVDKDGNKRPLHIQKALDVIDFSSAAAKQGKLKGITVPINNDCTVTYLVKNRYFSVELYDVRGEVKEIADGSRFCIYIFIEGEGTICYGIGGCLSGNIDEDDCNGGKNRQGIEYFNRKMDVRAGESIFIPADMGKYVIFGNIKAIKAYVPGRRENHVFL